A genomic region of Anopheles coustani chromosome 3, idAnoCousDA_361_x.2, whole genome shotgun sequence contains the following coding sequences:
- the LOC131259521 gene encoding coiled-coil domain-containing protein 158: protein MKTGYGLNTADSLGYLGYGSKPYSSLNYLGSKGYSSSSAGGIRTKSALDKDTIMSKVKKPKLRKTSTDKVDLPLYKKKTFDFTDYAYREAVNRLKFLLTEAYEPTKAATSFYYRAVDDGKSEASDNQSVVERPSLTEVSKYFPSTAVSRYGGGGALGRRYSFLHRDAMGAGTSAGALKPATSNTSLHPTPSVIAAQSLEVAQPPPELLGFIEKQESYIEQLERESQYCREELSTLLKKVKDVVSENEALTDRTRGKGLYQLDSSESDDVDYGDRVGRDGKHSKSLSGPNIVFESRISELEAQLAQSQIDLKKLFNENEENKRKLLHGASDVGNADAYRKQVENLQRDKQNLEETVRKLQLSIDQLKDSEACNFNKSQRSRDMIEQVAFERNQAEIEIRRLKDELERQHERVREVQHEMAKRLAEERANAERRYTYHVDQLGGDLSSQWEHATKLQLEVERMKRIESDYKRELNQKNSQIDELKMELKNKSAIFMSDLNQASAEKQSLEQEITSLRLQLERAERQAKVEVSRLNAEITSLRQRLDRADADVLHSKRENLKLADEVASLEKELTLGELNRETRPSKELAKIISDMEAKHTNTVSELEGMIQDQKQLMEKLTAECKSLTHKLEDTTQKHKEEKRELRQTNSELMERLKQIWANYKQISPAFRKSSVASSSCGDLANSNPAQLVQQSTLAHGPEVLQHDIHQYQHQPMVEHQRAPSMTERPMEVAEVDMPEPPEQENRLDPSHEHPIASSTPRARSNHPSCPATIPSSTTASTRRVRDEASHGCPVAPSPTTMEGEEEEEEEQDHQRVRCAQEAFRRSQSMDAEQWNRSVCHEPAIPLNRTAPEAAEVAGCRENPWPTSSGPLANRCSHSSAHRDQPDMGRIPCNMPPLTQPTQQRQQRMDNLNSHMETLHTSRPVESSTSRWTTNLPVPCTARDTILPSSNSNTMDMQNSSTISNSSSRPTTSSSTKAISNHMMHSSTPLSRFMMTPATPPELAPCSSNSSSLHKAPNSHQHKYQHQQQYPHLPLHLHQHQQSHPLQHPLQRQPEPANSSSSSSQENPQSQWNRRKATELWGTHALAHRPGQEPTDSDTSNRPARDGKTPCCHPSSSRPRQHLPQTTCDFRPIDSYPHISISSPSLFGSSPDISLTPSPTSTVLKNYDAASPNPR, encoded by the exons ATGAAAACCGGGTACGGTTTGAACACGGCGGATTCGCTCGGATACTTGGGCTACGGTTCGAAGCCGTACTCCTCGCTCAACTATCTCGGCAGCAAGGGATACAGCTCCAGCTCCGCCGGAGGAATACGCACCAAAAGCGCCCTGGACAAGGATACCATAATGtccaaagtgaaaaaaccgaAGCTCAG AAAAACGTCCACCGACAAAGTCGATCTACCGTTGTACAAGAAGAAAACGTTCGACTTCACCGACTATGCGTACCGTGAGGCTGTGAACCGTCTGAAGTTCCTGCTGACCGAAGCGTACGAACCGACGAAGGCAGCCACCAGCTTCTACTATCGCGCCGTCGACGATGGAAAGTCCGAGGCGTCCGACAATCAGTCCGTCGTCGAGCGGCCATCACTTACCGAGGTGTCCAAGTACTTCCCATCGACGGCCGTGTCACGATACGGCGGCGGTGGAGCTCTCGGTCGAAGATATAGTTTCCTCCACCGGGATGCGATGGGCGCGGGAACGTCGGCCGGTGCGCTAAAGCCAGCCACGTCGAACACCAGCTTGCATCCAACGCCATCAG TGATTGCTGCGCAAAGCCTAGAGGTCGCACAGCCTCCGCCGGAACTGCTTGGTTTCATCGAGAAGCAGGAGAGCTACATCGAGCAGCTGGAGCGCGAATCTCAATACTGCCGG GAAGAGTTGTCAACCTTGCTAAAAAAGGTTAAGGACGTGGTGTCGGAGAATGAAGCCCTCACGGATCGCACCAGAGGTAAGGGGCTGTACCAGCTCGATTCATCCGAGAGCGACGACGTCGACTACGGGGACCGTGTTGGGCGTGATGGAAAGCACAGTAAATCCCTGTCGGGTCCGAACATCGTGTTTGAGTCGCGCATTAGTGAGCTCGAAGCACAACTGGCGCAGTCACAGATCGACCTGAAGAAGCTGTTTAATGAGAATGAGGAAAACAAGCGCAAGCTACTTCACGGTGCGAGTGATGTTGGCAACGCCGATGCCTATCGGAAGCAGGTTGAAAACTTACAAcg GGATAAGCAAAACCTTGAGGAAACGGTACGGAAGTTGCAACTCTCGATTGATCAATTGAAGGACTCCGAAGCCTGTAACTTTAACAAGTCCCAACGAAGCCGGGACATGATCGAGCAGGTGGCGTTCGAGCGAAACCAAGCTGAGATTGAAATACGTCGTCTAAAG GATGAACTGGAGCGTCAACACGAGCGTGTTCGGGAGGTCCAGCATGAAATGGCGAAGCGCCTGGCGGAGGAACGGGCCAACGCCGAGCGTCGCTACACCTACCACGTCGATCAACTTGGCGGAGACCTCAGCAGCCAGTGGGAACACGCCACCAAGCTGCAGCTCGAGGTGGAGCGTATGAAACGCATCGAGTCCGACTACAAGCGTGAGCTGAACCAGAAGAACTCCCAAATCGACGAGCTGAAGATGGAGCTGAAGAACAAATCGGCAATCTTTATGTCCGATCTCAACCAGGCCAGTGCGGAGAAGCAGTCGTTGGAGCAGGAAATCACTTCGCTAAG ACTTCAACTGGAGCGTGCCGAACGTCAGGCGAAGGTGGAAGTGTCCCGGTTAAACGCTGAAATAACGTCGCTCAGACAGCGTCTCGATCGTGCCGATGCCGATGTTCTGCACTCGAAGCGGGAAAACCTTAAACTTGCCGACGAGGTGGCATCGCTTGAGAAAGAG TTAACTCTCGGTGAACTGAACCGAGAGACTCGACCTTCGAAGGAACTGGCGAAAATTATTTCCGACATGGAAGCAAAGCACA CCAACACCGTTTCCGAACTCGAGGGCATGATACAAGATCAAAAACAGCTCATGGAAAAACTAACTGCAGAATGCAAAAGCTTGACGCATAAGTTAGAGGACACCACACAGAAGCATAA AGAGGAAAAGCGGGAACTGCGCCAAACAAACTCGGAGCTGATGGAACGTCTGAAGCAAATCTGGGCCAACTACAAACAGATCAGTCCAGCGTTCCGGAAGTCAAGCGTGGCGAGCTCGTCCTGCGGGGACTTGGCAAACTCTAATCCAGCCCAGCTCGTACAG CAATCAACGCTGGCTCACGGCCCGGAAGTACTACAGCACGATATCCACCAGTACCAGCACCAACCAATGGTCGAACACCAGCGAGCACCGTCGATGACGGAGCGGCCAATGGAAGTGGCGGAGGTAGATATGCCGGAGCCACCGGAGCAGGAAAATCGTCTCGACCCGAGTCACGAACATCCGATCGCCAGCAGTACCCCGCGGGCACGAAGCAACCACCCGAGTTGTCCCGCAACAATTCCGTCATCGACTACGGCAAGTACGAGACGGGTGAGAGACGAAGCGAGTCACGGCTGTCCCGTAGCTCCGTCACCAACGACGatggagggggaggaggaggaggaggaggaacagGATCATCAGCGGGTACGGTGCGCCCAGGAGGCGTTCCGAAGGAGCCAGAGTATGGACGCGGAGCAGTGGAACAGGAGCGTCTGTCACGAGCCAGCGATTCCACTAAACCGGACAGCACCGGAGGCGGCGGAAGTGGCCGGCTGTCGCGAGAATCCGTGGCCGACCAGCAGCGGACCTCTCGCCAATCGATGCAGTCACTCGTCGGCTCACAGGGACCAGCCGGATATGGGCAGGATCCCATGCAATATGCCACCTCTGACACAACCGAcccagcagcggcagcagcgtATGGACAATCTCAACAGCCATATGGAGACTTTGCATACCAGCAGGCCGGTGGAGAGCAGTACCAGCCGCTGGACGACCAATCTGCCAGTGCCATGTACGGCGAGGGATACGATCCttcccagcagcaacagcaatacGATGGATATGCAGAACAGCAGTAcgatcagcaacagcagcagcaggcctACGACCAGCAGCAGTACCAAGGCTATCAGCAATCATATGATGCACAGCAGTACGCCACTGAGCCGGTTTATGATGACACCAGCTACGCCACCGGAGCTGGCAccgtgcagcagcaacagcagcagtctCCACAAGGCGCCCAACAGTCACCAACACAAAtatcagcaccagcagcagtatCCGCACCTCCCGTTGCACCtacaccagcaccagcagtcgCACCCACTCCAACACCCGCTCCAGCGGCAACCGGAACCggcaaacagcagcagcagcagcagccaggaAAATCCGCAGTCACAGTGGAACAGAAGGAAGGCAACCGAACTGTGGGGAACACACGCTCTGGCGCATCGTCCCGGGCAGGAGCCAACGGACAGCGATACAAGCAACCGTCCGGCACGGGACGGTAAGACCCCGTGCTGCCATCCGAGCAGCAGCCGGCCTCGCCAGCACCTTCCACAAACGACTTGCGACTTTCGGCCGATCGATAGCTATCCGCATATTAGCATCAGCAGTCCGAGCCTGTTCGGGAGCAGTCCGGACATTAGTCTCACGCCGTCGCCAACGTCGACAGTGCTGAAAAACTATGACGCGGCCAGCCCCAATCCTCGCTAA